From Rhinolophus sinicus isolate RSC01 linkage group LG15, ASM3656204v1, whole genome shotgun sequence, the proteins below share one genomic window:
- the SPHK1 gene encoding sphingosine kinase 1 isoform X4, producing MDPAGGFQSLLPRPCRVLVLLNPRGGKGKALKLFRSYVQPLLAQADVSFTLMLTERRNHARELVQAEELGRWDALVVMSGDGVMHEVVNGLMERPDWETAIRKPLCSLPAGSGNALAASLNHYAGYEQVTNEDLLTNCTRLLCCRRLAPMNLLSLQMASGLRVFSVLSLAWGFIADVDIESEKFRRLGEMRFTLGTILRLAALRTYQGRLAYLPVGQVASKMPTSGALDGQDLQGPVDTHLVPLEEPVPSHWTVVPEQDFVLVLALLHSHLGSEMFAAPMGHREAGTMHLFYVRAGVSRAMLLRLFLAMEKGRHMECNCPYLVYVPVVAFRLEPRDGKGMFAVDGELMASETVQGQVHPNYFWMVGGHVESPPSPEPQPPLSQKPQQTPPPEEPL from the exons GGTGCTGCTCAACCCGCGCGGGGGCAAAGGCAAGGCCCTGAAACTCTTCCGAAGCTATGTACAGCCCCTCCTGGCCCAGGCCGATGTCTCCTTCACACTCATGCTCACTG AGCGGCGGAACCACGCCAGGGAGCTGGTGCAGGCGGAGGAGCTGGGCCGCTGGGATGCACTGGTGGTCATGTCTGGAGATGGGGTGATGCATGAG GTGGTAAACGGGCTCATGGAGCGGCCTGATTGGGAGACCGCCATCCGAAAGCCTCTGTGTAGCCTTCCAGCTGGCTCTGGCAATGCACTGGCAGCTTCTTTGAACCATTATGCTGG CTACGAGCAGGTGACGAATGAAGACCTCCTGACCAACTGCACGCGGCTGCTGTGCTGCCGGCGGCTGGCTCCCATGAACCTGCTGTCACTGCAGATGGCCTCGGGGCTGCGGGTCTTCTCTGTGCTCAGCCTGGCCTGGGGCTTCATTGCGGACGTGGATATCGAGAGTGAGAAGTTCCGGCGCCTGGGGGAGATGCGCTTCACTCTGGGCACCATCCTGCGCCTGGCGGCCCTGCGCACCTACCAGGGCCGGCTGGCCTACCTCCCCGTTGGACAGGTGGCCTCCAAGATGCCCACTTCTGGGGCTCTGGACGGGCAGGACCTGCAAGGCCCTGTGGACACCCACCTCGTGCCCCTGGAGGAGCCGGTGCCTTCTCACTGGACTGTGGTGCCAGAGCAGGACTTCGTGCTGGTGCTGGCACTGCTACACTCACACCTGGGCAGCGAGATGTTTGCGGCGCCCATGGGCCACAGAGAGGCCGGCACTATGCACCTGTTCTACGTGCGCGCAGGCGTGTCTCGGGCCATGCTGCTGCGCCTCTTCCTGGCTATGGAGAAGGGCAGGCACATGGAGTGCAACTGTCCCTACTTGGTGTATGTGCCCGTGGTGGCCTTCCGCCTGGAGCCCAGGGATGGGAAGGGTATGTTTGCTGTGGACGGGGAGCTGATGGCCAGCGAAACTGTGCAGGGTCAGGTACACCCAAACTACTTCTGGATGGTCGGTGGCCACGTGGAGTCACCACCATCTCCGGAGCCACAGCCCCCGCTGAGCCAGAAGCCTCAGCAGACGCCACCTCCAGAAGAGCCCTTGTGA